The Oscillatoria sp. FACHB-1407 genomic interval TATCAAACCCTCTCAGATACAACTCATCGACTAAGCCTTGTTTATTACCAAACATTGTGTAGAGCACTGTTGTAGAGCAACCAACAAGCTGTGCAATCCGTCGCATACTCAAGGCAGTCGCTCCCTCACGCATCAGCAGATCGCTGGTATCATCCAGAATCCCCTGGCGCAATTCCTGCTGATGAGAGCCTTGAGTCGTACGATAGTTCATCACGCTGCACCATCTATAACATCGTTTTTGCTAATAACAGTGTTATAGCATCTTTTAATAGCGATCGCCAACTATCCCAAAAGCCCCTGTAATCCTATTTCTTATACCAATTTGAATTGGCTTCGCTGCACATGATTCCGTAAGGGCGTTTCGCGAAACGCCCCTACCCAGTGATTTGCCACAATCAAACATTAAATCGGTATTAAATTTAGGCTACGCACTCATCCATCGGTAAGTACTGGGCGTAATTAAACGTCAGATAGAGGAGGGGGTGGAGGGGGATACATTCCCCTTCTTGGGGGCAACGCCCCCAAACCCCCTTTCCTACACTTATTTACAACCATCTACTTAACATTCAGTCGTTTTTCGTACACAATCTCATAGGGTTGATAGCCTACCTTCTGGTAAAACTTAGCGGCGGGTTCATTGCTGCATAGCGATCCAACTCTAACCACCGCCAGGTTTAAACTCAGGAAGTGCTGTTCAGATGCTTGCATTAAGGCAGCGGCAACTCCACGCTTTCGCATTGAAGAGACAACATATAAGTCAGAAATATAGCCGTATGTTCGCTCTGACTCGACAACATGTGAATCTCCATCATCCAACTTCTCAACAAAACAAATAATAAATCCAAGAATATCTACTTCAGACTGTGCAACATAAATTTGACCATTTTGCTCTCTCACCAGTTCCTCCAGATACGCGAGATGCGCATCGCCCATTTCAGAACCTGGCGATCGGTTGGAATGCAATGCACATTCAGCATCTTGCAGCAATTCCATTAGTGTGACTAGAGTTGATCGATCTTCGGGCTTAGCAGTACGAATCGTAAAATCAATATTCATCACAACCGAGTAACCTTACATTATGAGGGTAGTTCTAAAGTCTTCTATGAATACTACTACCGTTGTAAGAACCAGGATTAACTTGACATTAAATGTTGAAGAATTTGCTAAGTACAACTTGTCGTAAATCAGGGTGGGAATTTGGAGTGCAGGGGTTCCACCCCTGACTGGGGGCACAGCCCCACACCCCCCTGGTTTTATTTCCAAACCCTATCTGCGAATAGCAGTATTAAGGAGCGTGGATTGAATAAATTCGCAAACTGTACGGGCGGGTTTAGCTCTGATACTGATTTAAACAGTTTTTTAGACAATTAAAAATTAGGAGAGGTTTGGCAATGCTAAACCCGTACAGAATTTTGTCATGCTCCTAATTCAAATTGGAATCACATCACCATCCTGCATCGCAAAGGAACAAACACCGATAGTGATGCAAAATTTGGTCTGAGTGGTTTGTGCTCTATAAGTTCATGCTCAAAAGAATCGTTGTGAATATCTAATATTTAATCTGATTCACCATCCACACCTCAAAGGTTCAAATGGAATTGCGGCATCTGCGTTATTTTGTAGCAGTAGCAGAAGAACTGCACTTTGGGTGAGCAGCTGAAATGCTTCTCATAGCTCAACAACCCCTCAGCCGACAAATTCGGGATTTAGAAACAGAAATTGGAGTTGATTTATTTCACCGCACTAAACGCACCATCCGATTAAGTGAGACGGGGCAAATCTTTTTGAAAGAAGCCAGAAAAACACTCCAGCAGGCAGAACAAGCTATTTTGTTAGCACAACAAACCGATCGGGGTGAAATTGGACAATTTGCCGTGGGTTTTACAGGTCCAGCGTTGAACACTGTTTTACCCAAAATTGTGCGGCGATTTAAAGAAAAGCATCCTCAGATCGAGTTGACGTTAGAACGATTGCAAACGAATGAGCAAGTTGAGGCACTGCGATCGCACCAAAATTTATGCAAGTTTATTACATCCACCGATTGCGGACGATTCTCTTCAGTTAGAGGTCATCCATCATGAGGGTTTGGTGGTCGTTCTGCCAGATACTCATCGATTGATAAACTCTCAACTCATCTCGATACGTGAACTGGCACAGGAGTTATTGATTCTCTATCCTCGTTATGCTGGTCCTGCTGACTGCCTGACAAATCTTTGATGCTTGGTGATTGAAATCGCAGCTATAAGAGCAAAACCCGTCGATGCGGGTTATAGAAAACCTAGTGTTGCGAACACAAAGTTCTGCAATGTAGGGGGGTTGGGGGCTTCGTCCCCAAGAAGGGGTGGAACCCCTTCACCTCTTTCAAAACTTATTTTTCGCTGTACTAGATGCATGCGTCGGCAGACTTCGATCGGATAGGCGCGAATTCCATTCGCCAGTCACAGTAGGGAATATCAAGGGTTTCAGAACTTTTGTCAGTCAATCAGTTGATCCTGTTTTGTACGATCGCATCCTCAGCTTATGCCAACAAGCAGGATTTAACCCTAAAATTGTGCAAGAGGTTGTTCCTCAGCAAACGCTTTTAGGGTTAGTCGCTGCTGAGATTGGAATATCGTTACTCCATGCTTCAGTAGAAGCCGTTGCTCCGTCTGGAGTAGTCCTTCGAGCGTTAGTCGAACCAACCCCTGAGCTAGAACTTGCTGTTGCCTGGAGCCCAGAAACAACAAACCCAGTATTACCTGCTTTTTTGGCTATTGTTCGAGAAATCACCTGCCAACTCCAATGAAGAATATCACTCGACGTTGCTTCCCCGGATGCTGGGAAAGCTTCCTGACTCGCCTCTGCCACATTGAATGTGGCTACGGTTATACAACAAAATGAGTTGTGTTAATCTCAGCGGAAGTGATATTTTTGAGCGTCATCAATGTTACTTTTACAGTACTACTACCGTTCCCATCAGCATCAATCCGAACTTCCATGTTTCTCCCTACTGACACTAATTCGACAAATTGCTGATATTGAGCAAAGGGGTTACTTCTTCTGAATTCAGGTGCTTTGAAGATGCCACGCAGGTCAATCACATCATTCTGCCCATTAAAATCGGTGATCAGGTCAACCCCCTCTGTTACTCTGTCGTAGACAAACATATCTCTGCCGCTACCTCCTGTCAGCGTATCGGCTCCCTGTCCGCCTACTAGCAGATCATTTCCGGCGTGACCAAATAGTTGATCGCGCCCATCACCCCCTCTGAGCAAATCACGCCCATCCCCGCCATAAAGGCGATCGCTACCCTGCCCACCATCGAGCATATCTTTGCCTTTGCCACCATAGAGTTGGTCGTTTCCACCCTCACCGTAGAGTTTGTCCTGTCCAAACAAAGCTTTAGCAAACCCACTTTTAAGAATGTCGTTGCCCCCTCTTCCTCTGAGAACGTCGTTCTTCCAAGAGCCAAGTAACGTGTCTGTATGAGGAGTTCCTGCGTACGTTACACCCGATCGCGTCTGGCTAAAGAGAATTGGAGTGGTTGGAGTACCCAGTGGCTCTGTCAGTGGTTCAACTGTTAAGACAAAGGTATCGCTAACGCTTGCCCCTTGGTTGTCAGTTGCTGTGACCTTGAGGCTCAAATTACCTGCATCAGTGATATCAGGGGTGCCGCTAAAGCTGCGAGTATTAGCATTGAAGCTGAGCCAAGCGGGTAAAGGACTACCATCAGCGAGGGTTGCATTGAGGGTGAGGCGATCGCCTGCATCGACATCGGTAAAGACTCCAGGTGGCAGAGTTAGCGTGAAGGGTTGCCTGGTTTGAGCCACCTGATCCGCAATTGAAGTAGCCAGGTTGGGAGCATCATTCACCCCCTGAATGGCGATCGCAATGGTAGCTGGGGTACCATCCTGGCTGCTGATCTCGAAGCGATCAGTTACGGTTTGCCCTGCGGCAAGAGACTGCAAACGGTTGTTGACTGCGGTGTAAACCCAAACCCCTGTCGGGTCAATGCTGAAGGAACCATACGTACCAGCCTGGTTGGTTTGCGAGATGATGTTAGCTTCTCCAGCATCGGGGTCCGTGATGAATAGGGCTCCGGTTGTGGTCAAGATGCCGTCTTCAGTGACGTTACCGGTGCTGGTGCCACCTATCATCGCTGGCTCACTCACCGTGTTGACCGTCACATTCACGGTGGCGATCGCTGTGCCACCATTCCCGTCTGCGATCGTGTAGGTAAAGTTATCGCTGCCATGAAAGTTGGCATTTGGCGTATAAACGATATAGTCATCAACCGTATTGCCAGGAGTGCCATTGTCGTTGACGACTGCCACACCGTTAGCAGGATTAGAAACAGCTGTGATTTGCAGGGAATGACCATCCGCATCACTATCATTTACCAGAACGTAGATGTCAAATGCAGTGTCTTCAGGAGTTCCAGCATCATCATGTGTGGCAACGGGTGGATTGTTTCTGTTGATGGTGTAGGTTTCACCCGTTGTGAAGTCACCATTGTTGAATCCGGTTCCGCCCAAACTATTGCTCGCGCCATCGGTAATGCTGTCGTTGTCGTTCACATCCAAACGGATCGTGCCATTTCCGGTACCTGTATCGACAGTGATGGTGCGAGTGGTTCCTGTGCCAGCGATCGCCGTAATAGATGGCGTAGTAATACCACCCGTGCTAGCCAGCATAAAGTCAGTCGCATCAACACCTGTTACGGCTTCACTGAACGTTACCGTGTAGTTGACCGAGGTGGCACTGGTCGGGTCAGCATCAGCCCGCACAATAGAAACAATTGTGGGAGCCGTTGAGTCCGTCACCAGGTTGCTGTTAGTGGCTGCCCAAATGTAAGGAATATCAGCATCGTATCGAGCAGCAGAAATCATCATTCCAGGACTGGTGTCCAGCGTACTCTTTTGAGGAGCAACCCCACCACCGAGGAAGCCAACACCCCCCACGTCAAACGTATCTGTCGTGAGCATGTTCCAAATTTCAACAAACTCCACCATCGCCCCAGGTGCCAGGCCAAAATCCCCGACCAGGTCAAAGGCAGTGAAAAATTCTCCTGTACCAGAGCCGCTGTCTAAATATTCGTGAGCAGGTTTGTAGACAAAGTTAGTGATTGGGTCAGTTCCAACAGGTTTAACCCGCACCACGTAATACTCAGGCGCACCAAAGCCACCATTTTCTGAAATTACAAAATCAATGCCGGGTTGGTCAATCAGGCGTTGAGAACCCCAGTTGACTTGTATCCCTCCCCGTGTCGCACCATCTGGCGCGAGTTGTGTGCTCTCTCCTGCCGCTCCACCCAATTGGGCATAGGTGGAATGGTTTAAGTCAGTTCCATAAGCTGCATAGATGCTATTGTTTGGTGCTAATCCCGCATTACTAGAAGTAGAACCAGCCATAGCATGGGTGTTCGTTGCTTCCAGGGA includes:
- a CDS encoding GNAT family N-acetyltransferase, yielding MNIDFTIRTAKPEDRSTLVTLMELLQDAECALHSNRSPGSEMGDAHLAYLEELVREQNGQIYVAQSEVDILGFIICFVEKLDDGDSHVVESERTYGYISDLYVVSSMRKRGVAAALMQASEQHFLSLNLAVVRVGSLCSNEPAAKFYQKVGYQPYEIVYEKRLNVK
- a CDS encoding LysR family transcriptional regulator, which codes for MLLIAQQPLSRQIRDLETEIGVDLFHRTKRTIRLSETGQIFLKEARKTLQQAEQAILLAQQTDRGEIGQFAVGFTGPALNTVLPKIVRRFKEKHPQIELTLERLQTNEQVEALRSHQNLCKFITSTDCGRFSSVRGHPS
- a CDS encoding LysR family substrate-binding domain-containing protein; its protein translation is MEPLHLFQNLFFAVLDACVGRLRSDRREFHSPVTVGNIKGFRTFVSQSVDPVLYDRILSLCQQAGFNPKIVQEVVPQQTLLGLVAAEIGISLLHASVEAVAPSGVVLRALVEPTPELELAVAWSPETTNPVLPAFLAIVREITCQLQ
- a CDS encoding VCBS domain-containing protein — its product is MPLNTGDIAFVGWNSDGNDNLAFVTLAQIDADSQIHFNDNEWSGLGFTTGESVFTWTANSTIAAGTVITINNIGTGVISTNLGTVAFVGIPTRALAGTTEVVYAYIGTPSTPTTFLTAIANNTLSGSGAGDITATLTGTGLTVGVNAIELITVDADADVAAYNGARTGVANFSDYLALINDPTNWTTQDGSGDQSADGTTPDIPFNSTGFTIGDSTPSVNLTVSSNAGTEAGQTVITVAAITSSAVSSDQTINLTVTGSGIAIGDYTLSNSVITILSGQTTGSVTFTIVNDVVVEGVETATLTISNPSAGITLGSTTSQNINITDDDTASTILNVGSITFDASLEATNTHAMAGSTSSNAGLAPNNSIYAAYGTDLNHSTYAQLGGAAGESTQLAPDGATRGGIQVNWGSQRLIDQPGIDFVISENGGFGAPEYYVVRVKPVGTDPITNFVYKPAHEYLDSGSGTGEFFTAFDLVGDFGLAPGAMVEFVEIWNMLTTDTFDVGGVGFLGGGVAPQKSTLDTSPGMMISAARYDADIPYIWAATNSNLVTDSTAPTIVSIVRADADPTSATSVNYTVTFSEAVTGVDATDFMLASTGGITTPSITAIAGTGTTRTITVDTGTGNGTIRLDVNDNDSITDGASNSLGGTGFNNGDFTTGETYTINRNNPPVATHDDAGTPEDTAFDIYVLVNDSDADGHSLQITAVSNPANGVAVVNDNGTPGNTVDDYIVYTPNANFHGSDNFTYTIADGNGGTAIATVNVTVNTVSEPAMIGGTSTGNVTEDGILTTTGALFITDPDAGEANIISQTNQAGTYGSFSIDPTGVWVYTAVNNRLQSLAAGQTVTDRFEISSQDGTPATIAIAIQGVNDAPNLATSIADQVAQTRQPFTLTLPPGVFTDVDAGDRLTLNATLADGSPLPAWLSFNANTRSFSGTPDITDAGNLSLKVTATDNQGASVSDTFVLTVEPLTEPLGTPTTPILFSQTRSGVTYAGTPHTDTLLGSWKNDVLRGRGGNDILKSGFAKALFGQDKLYGEGGNDQLYGGKGKDMLDGGQGSDRLYGGDGRDLLRGGDGRDQLFGHAGNDLLVGGQGADTLTGGSGRDMFVYDRVTEGVDLITDFNGQNDVIDLRGIFKAPEFRRSNPFAQYQQFVELVSVGRNMEVRIDADGNGSSTVKVTLMTLKNITSAEINTTHFVV